Proteins encoded together in one Nostoc sp. PCC 7524 window:
- a CDS encoding S9 family peptidase: MTKDRVLQKNILPPVADKLPQVLELHGDRRVDNYFWMRDIDDPKVIAYLEAENAYTKAMMQHTESLQTQLYDEMLSRIKETDLSVPYRKDNYYYYSRTEAGKAYRIYCRKKGSLDAPEEVLLDENELAAQHDFFDLGVFVISPNHQILAYSFDTTGSERYTLFFLDLNTRQLYPESIEDTYFSFSWGNDNQTGFYTKIDHANRPYQLFRHTLGTPTSEDVLIYHEPDDGYALYVHNTRSQAYILMTLRSSITTEVHYLDANHPRGDFQIIYPRHPGIEYDVDHHSDYFYVVTNEAATNFKLVKTPIAAPSKDNWQTVIPHREDVLLSGISLFANYLVIYERKDGLQTARVHNLFTGEESNIIFPEPTYEFSEGSNPEFHTNILRFNYTSLITPPSVFDYDMQTKARELKKQTEVLGDYDQTQYQSEWLMATAQDGTQVPISIVYKQGIKQDSRNPLILTGYGSYGASYPASFSSTRLALLDRGVVFAIAHIRGGEEMGRKWYENGKFLQKKNTFTDFIACAEYLISEGWTASDRLAITGGSAGGLLMGAVINQRPDLFQVVVAQVPFVDVVSTILDTSLPLSAMEWEEWGNPNDPIYYEYMKSYSPYDNVKAQNYPHLLITAGLNDSRVKYWEPAKWTAKLREIKTDNNVLLLKTNMDAGHSGASGRYESLKELAFEYAFILDRWGLVEK, encoded by the coding sequence ATGACAAAAGATCGGGTGTTACAAAAAAATATTCTGCCACCTGTTGCTGACAAACTGCCCCAGGTTTTAGAGTTACATGGCGATCGCCGTGTAGACAACTACTTTTGGATGCGCGACATTGATGATCCCAAAGTAATTGCATATCTAGAAGCGGAAAACGCCTACACAAAGGCGATGATGCAGCATACAGAATCGCTGCAAACTCAACTCTACGATGAAATGCTCTCTCGCATTAAAGAAACAGATTTATCAGTGCCATACCGGAAAGATAATTACTATTACTATTCGCGCACTGAAGCCGGCAAAGCTTATCGCATTTATTGCCGCAAGAAAGGAAGTTTAGATGCTCCTGAAGAAGTGCTGCTAGATGAAAATGAATTAGCAGCCCAACATGATTTCTTTGATTTAGGTGTATTTGTCATTAGCCCTAATCATCAAATTCTAGCATATTCATTTGATACTACTGGTTCCGAGCGATATACACTTTTCTTTTTGGACTTAAATACCAGGCAGTTATATCCAGAAAGTATTGAGGATACTTATTTTTCTTTTAGTTGGGGTAATGATAATCAAACAGGCTTTTATACCAAAATTGATCATGCCAATCGTCCTTACCAATTATTCAGACATACTTTAGGTACTCCCACATCCGAAGATGTGCTAATTTACCACGAACCAGATGATGGTTATGCTTTATATGTGCATAATACTCGCTCGCAAGCATATATTTTGATGACTTTACGAAGCAGTATCACCACAGAAGTTCACTATTTAGATGCTAATCATCCCCGTGGTGATTTTCAGATAATTTATCCACGTCATCCAGGCATAGAATACGATGTAGACCATCATAGTGATTACTTTTATGTCGTTACCAATGAAGCAGCTACTAACTTTAAATTAGTGAAAACTCCCATAGCTGCACCATCAAAAGATAACTGGCAAACTGTAATTCCTCACCGAGAAGATGTGTTGCTTTCAGGAATTAGTTTGTTTGCCAATTATTTAGTTATTTATGAACGTAAAGATGGTCTACAAACTGCCAGAGTACATAATTTATTCACTGGTGAGGAAAGTAATATTATCTTTCCTGAACCCACCTATGAATTTTCCGAAGGTAGTAACCCAGAATTTCATACAAACATCTTGCGTTTTAATTACACTTCCTTAATTACACCGCCATCGGTGTTTGATTATGATATGCAAACAAAAGCGCGGGAATTGAAAAAACAAACAGAAGTGCTGGGTGACTACGATCAAACTCAATATCAAAGTGAATGGTTGATGGCTACGGCCCAAGATGGTACACAAGTTCCCATCTCGATTGTTTACAAACAGGGGATAAAACAAGACAGTAGAAACCCCCTCATCCTCACAGGATACGGTTCTTACGGTGCTTCTTACCCGGCATCTTTTTCATCCACTAGATTAGCATTACTAGATCGCGGAGTAGTGTTTGCGATCGCGCATATTCGTGGTGGCGAGGAAATGGGGCGCAAATGGTATGAAAATGGCAAATTTTTACAGAAAAAGAACACCTTTACCGATTTTATCGCCTGTGCTGAATATTTAATTAGTGAAGGTTGGACAGCCAGCGATCGCCTAGCCATTACTGGCGGTAGTGCAGGCGGTTTATTAATGGGCGCAGTCATTAATCAGCGTCCTGACTTGTTTCAAGTAGTCGTCGCCCAGGTGCCGTTTGTCGATGTGGTGTCTACAATACTAGATACCTCTCTACCCCTATCAGCGATGGAATGGGAAGAATGGGGGAATCCCAATGATCCGATCTACTATGAATACATGAAATCATACTCGCCCTACGATAACGTCAAAGCCCAGAATTATCCCCATTTGCTGATTACGGCTGGCTTAAATGATTCCCGTGTCAAATACTGGGAACCGGCCAAGTGGACAGCCAAATTACGGGAAATCAAAACAGATAATAACGTTCTCTTGCTCAAAACAAACATGGATGCAGGACATAGCGGTGCATCTGGACGTTACGAAAGCCTAAAAGAGTTAGCTTTTGAGTATGCCTTTATTCTTGATCGTTGGGGTTTAGTAGAGAAGTAA
- the hemE gene encoding uroporphyrinogen decarboxylase, with protein sequence MGVSSTAPHLLRAARGEIVDRPPVWMMRQAGRYMKAYRDLREKYPSFRDRSEIPEVAIEVSLQPWRAFQPDGVILFSDIVTPLPGLGIEMDIAEGKGPIIHAPIRTQAQVDGLHPLEPEAALPFIKTILQALRQEVGNKSTVLGFVGAPWTLAAYAVEGKGSKTYSIIKNMAFSEPAVLHQLLAKLADAIAVYARYQIDSGAQVVQMFDSWAGQLSPQDYDTFALPYQQRVFQQIKETHPDTPLILLVSGSAGVLERMAKSGADIVTVDWTVDMADARARLGKHVKVQGNLDPGVLYGSKQFIRDRIIDTVRKAGNWGHILNLGHGVLPDTPEENVAFFFETAKQLNVLV encoded by the coding sequence ATGGGTGTTTCGTCAACGGCTCCTCATCTTTTGCGGGCTGCTCGTGGTGAAATTGTTGATCGTCCCCCTGTATGGATGATGCGCCAAGCAGGACGATATATGAAAGCTTATCGAGATTTAAGGGAGAAATACCCTTCATTTCGCGATCGCTCTGAAATTCCTGAAGTAGCGATTGAAGTCTCCCTGCAACCTTGGAGAGCTTTCCAACCAGACGGAGTAATTTTATTTTCCGATATTGTCACCCCCTTACCAGGTTTGGGGATTGAAATGGACATTGCGGAAGGTAAAGGCCCCATCATTCATGCGCCCATTCGCACCCAAGCACAAGTTGACGGGCTGCATCCCTTAGAACCAGAAGCAGCTCTACCGTTTATCAAAACTATCTTGCAGGCTTTGCGTCAAGAAGTAGGCAACAAATCAACGGTATTGGGCTTTGTGGGTGCGCCTTGGACTTTAGCCGCCTATGCAGTAGAGGGTAAAGGTTCTAAAACCTACTCCATCATCAAAAACATGGCGTTCTCAGAACCGGCAGTGTTGCATCAACTCCTAGCTAAATTAGCAGATGCGATCGCAGTTTATGCCCGTTATCAAATCGACTCCGGCGCACAAGTAGTGCAAATGTTCGACTCTTGGGCGGGACAACTCAGCCCCCAAGATTATGACACCTTTGCTCTCCCCTACCAGCAACGGGTATTCCAGCAAATTAAGGAAACTCACCCAGACACACCATTGATTTTGCTAGTCAGTGGTAGCGCAGGCGTATTGGAACGCATGGCAAAATCCGGGGCTGATATCGTAACTGTAGACTGGACAGTAGACATGGCTGATGCCAGAGCCAGATTAGGTAAACACGTCAAAGTCCAAGGTAATCTTGACCCTGGCGTATTGTATGGCTCTAAACAGTTTATCCGCGATCGCATCATTGATACTGTTCGCAAAGCTGGTAACTGGGGTCACATTCTCAATCTCGGACATGGTGTACTACCAGATACCCCAGAGGAAAACGTCGCTTTCTTCTTTGAAACCGCCAAACAACTTAATGTGCTTGTTTAG
- a CDS encoding NAD-dependent epimerase/dehydratase family protein codes for MTQKRILVTGASGCIGHYISEALIKETNDELYLLVRNPSKLQVDTKVRPGIHILQGDMQNISQLSDLLPTIDVAVLTATAWGGEQTFDINVLKTLELLNLLDPERCEQVIYFSTASVLDRHNQPLKAAGEIGTDYIRSKYECLQKISQLAIASKITTVFPTLVLGGDAKKPYSHLTSGIPEVTKYINLIRCLQVDGSFHFIHGQDIASVVKYLITHPPQTDAPRKLVLGQQKLTVNQAIAEVCAYLGKNIYFRIPLSLSLANLIIAIFRIQMAAWDRFCMNYRHFTYDTVINPDSFDLPNYCATMSDVLKISGVMAGDRWQVTGDR; via the coding sequence ATGACTCAAAAACGTATTTTAGTGACCGGCGCTAGTGGCTGTATAGGTCACTATATTAGTGAAGCTTTAATTAAAGAAACAAATGACGAACTGTATTTGCTGGTGAGGAATCCCAGTAAATTGCAAGTTGATACTAAGGTTCGTCCTGGTATTCATATTTTGCAGGGTGATATGCAAAATATCAGCCAATTATCTGACTTACTACCCACAATTGATGTCGCAGTTCTCACAGCTACGGCTTGGGGTGGTGAGCAAACTTTTGATATTAATGTCTTAAAAACTTTAGAATTACTCAACTTATTAGATCCTGAGCGTTGTGAACAGGTAATTTATTTTTCTACAGCTAGTGTTTTAGACCGCCACAATCAACCACTCAAAGCAGCAGGGGAAATTGGTACAGACTATATCCGGTCTAAATATGAATGTTTACAGAAAATATCACAATTAGCGATCGCATCTAAAATTACTACTGTTTTTCCAACTTTAGTTTTAGGTGGTGATGCTAAAAAACCCTATTCTCACCTAACATCGGGCATTCCAGAAGTCACTAAATATATTAATTTAATTCGCTGCTTGCAAGTTGATGGCAGCTTTCATTTTATCCACGGTCAAGATATTGCCAGCGTCGTTAAATATTTAATTACCCATCCTCCCCAAACCGATGCACCGCGCAAATTAGTTTTAGGTCAACAAAAATTAACTGTCAACCAAGCAATAGCAGAAGTTTGCGCTTATCTCGGTAAAAACATTTACTTCCGCATTCCCCTATCTTTATCCCTAGCCAATCTAATTATCGCCATCTTTCGGATTCAAATGGCGGCTTGGGATAGATTCTGCATGAACTATCGCCATTTCACTTATGATACTGTAATTAATCCTGACAGTTTTGACTTACCAAATTACTGTGCAACTATGAGTGATGTTTTAAAAATTAGCGGTGTTATGGCAGGTGACAGGTGGCAGGTGACAGGTGACAGGTGA
- a CDS encoding phosphoribosyltransferase: MPDLYVSWSEYHYKIEQLAAHIYHSGWEFNQIVCLARGGLRVGDILSRIYNQPLAILATSSYSGPGKQERGHLTFSRYITMTTETLGSRILLVDDLVDSGITLKETLPWLHENINSPIEEIRTAVIWYKACSVIAPNYYVDYLPDNPWIHQPFEHYEKISPAELAAKVG, from the coding sequence ATGCCAGACCTTTACGTTTCTTGGTCAGAGTATCACTATAAAATCGAACAATTAGCTGCTCATATTTATCACTCCGGTTGGGAATTTAATCAGATTGTCTGTCTAGCCAGAGGCGGATTGCGAGTTGGTGATATTCTCTCCCGTATATACAATCAGCCTTTAGCAATTTTAGCAACATCATCTTACAGTGGTCCCGGCAAACAAGAAAGAGGTCATTTAACCTTTTCTCGTTACATAACAATGACAACTGAAACATTAGGTTCGCGCATTCTCCTGGTTGATGACTTGGTAGACTCTGGAATCACTCTCAAAGAAACTCTTCCTTGGCTGCATGAAAATATTAATTCCCCCATTGAGGAAATACGTACTGCCGTCATTTGGTATAAAGCTTGCTCTGTGATTGCACCCAATTACTACGTTGATTATTTGCCTGACAATCCTTGGATTCATCAACCTTTTGAACATTATGAAAAAATCAGTCCGGCTGAATTGGCAGCTAAGGTAGGATAA